The Pseudomonas sp. R4-35-07 nucleotide sequence CCTGTTGCAGGTCCAGGGTCGACAATTGGAGCAGGCGGATGGCCTGTTGCAGCTGCGGTGTCATCGTCAGCTGCTGGCCCATTCTCAGGACTAGCGATGGTTTCATGGCAGGGGCTTAACACCTTATTCGCCGGCGCAATGCGCCATCCACGACAGGGCGCGTGAGCGCCAAACATAAGCAAATTATATGCCTGATATCGGGGCCTTTGCCTAGAGCGCGGTAACAATAAAAAAGCTGAGAAAAAAGCTGAGGTTTTTATTGACTCGCTCGCGCGCTCGCAAAGGGCCCGATATCACCGTGTTTACAGGCGGAACTCGTGACCCAGATAAACTTCCTTCACCAGTTCGTTGGCCAGGATCGTCGCTGAATCACCTTCGGCAATCAATTGCCCGTCGTTGACGATATAAGCGGTTTCGCAGATATCGAGGGTCTCACGGACGTTGTGGTCGGTGATCAGCACACCAATGCCCTTGGCCTTGAGGTGATGGATGATCTGCTTGATATCGCCCACCGAAATCGGATCAACGCCAGCGAACGGTTCGTCCAGCAGAATGAATTTGGGGGCGGTTGCCAGGGCGCGGGCGATCTCCACGCGGCGACGCTCACCACCGGACAAGCTCATGCCGAGGTTGTCGCGAATGTGGTTGATGTGGAATTCCTGCAACAGGCTTTCCAATTCCTGGCGGCGGCCGTCGCGGTCGAGTTCCTTGCGGGTCTCGAGGATTGCCATGATGTTGTCGGCTACCGACAGTTTGCGGAAGATCGACGCCTCCTGCGGAAGATAGCCGATACCTGCGCGCGCACGGCCGTGCATCGGCTGGTGGCTGACGTCCAGGTCGTCGATCAATACGCGCCCCTGGTCCGCCTGGACCAGCCCGACGATCATGTAGAAGCAGGTGGTCTTGCCGGCACCGTTGGGGCCAAGCAGGCCGACAATCTGGCCGCTGTCGATCGACAGGCTCACATCGCGTACCACCTGGCGGCTTTTATAGGCCTTGGCCAGATGCTGGGCTTTCAGGGTTGCCATTACTCGGCCTTCTTCTTCGGCTGGATGACCATGTCGATCCGTGGGCGAGGCGCGGTGACCTTGTTGCCATTGGCGCGACCCGCCTGGGCGACCTGGGTCTGGGTGTTGTAGACGATCTTCTCGCCTTCGGTGGAATTACCGTCGGCACTCAGCACCTTGGCCTGGTCGATCAATACGATGCGATTTTGCTGGGCATGGTACTGGATAGTCTTGCCATAGCCTTTCATCGGCCCTGGGTCTTCTGCCTTTTGCTTCTGCTCGAAGTAAGCCAGGTTGCCCACCGAGGTCACGACGTCGATATCGCCAGCCTGGGTGCGAGTCAGTGTCACCGTATTACCGGTGATCTTCATCGAGCCCTGGGTGATGATCACGCCACCGGTGTAGGTCGCGACGCCTTGCTTGTCATCCAGCTGCGCATCGTCAGCCGAGATGTGGATCGGTTGCTGGCTATCGTTCGGCAGAGCCCAGGCGCTCACGCTTCCCAGTGCTGCGCCCAGACCGAGCAAAATAGGGAGGGTTTTAACGAGCCTCATACTGTCCTCTTACGTTCGATAGCAGGTGTATCCTGCTTTCTTTCAAATACGCTTTCATTCCCTTGCCAGTCGATACACCGCCAGCGCCGTCGATTCTAACGTCTTGCTCGGTCTGCGCATATTGCTGTTGTGGGAATACCGTCATGCGACTGCTGGTAATGATGGTGTCGCGGTTCTGCGCGTCTGTACGTGCGACGCGCACCGAGTCGATCAGTTCGATTTCGGTGCCGTCCGGATTGACCTCGCCACGCAGGCTGGTGACGTGCCATGGCAGTTCGGTGCCACGGTACATGTTCAAGTCCGGGTTGGTCAGCAGGCTGACTTCCGAGGCTTTCAAGCGCTCGACCTTGTCGGAGACCAACTCGTACTGCACCTTGCCATCGGGCAGGAACTGCACGGTATGGGTGTTGGTGGCGAAGTTGTCGATGACACTTTCATCAACCTGCACGACAGGCTTGTCGAGAAAGCGCTCCGGGCTGATATTCCAGTAGCCCACCGCGAGCAACAGCGCGGCGATGGCTCCGAATAGCAGGAAGTTGCGAATCTTTTTGCTCAGCATATAACGCTCTATAAGTAGGCGGCGTGGGCCGCTTCAAGACTGCCCTGGGCACGCAGGATCAACTCGCAGAACTCGCGGGCGGCACCTTCGCCACCGCGGGCGGCGGTAATGCCATGGGCGTGTTCACGCACAAACGCTGCGGCATTGGCGACGGCCATGCCCAGGCCTACCCGACGGATCACCGGCAGGTCAGGCAGATCGTCACCCAGATAGGCGACTTGTTCATAGCTTAGGTTGAGTTGGCCAAGAAGCTCGTCCAGCACCACCAGTTTATCCTCGCGGCCTTGATACAGGTGAGGAATCCCGAGGTTTTGTGCGCGACGTTCCACAACGGGGGTCTTTCGACCGCTGATAATCGCTGTTTGCACGCCTGCCGCCATCAACATCTTGATGCCCTGGCCGTCGAGCGTGTTGAACGTCTTGAATTCGCTGCCGTCTTCGAGAAAGTACAGGCGGCCATCGGTCAGCACGCCATCGACGTCGAATATCGCCAACTTGATGTTTTTACCGCGTTGCAACAGGTCGCTGGTCATTTACATCACTCCTGCACGCAACAAGTCGTGCATGTTCAGGGCGCCGATAGGGTGGTCGTGGTCATCGACCACCACCAGCGCGCCGATCTTGTGGTCTTCCATGATCTTCAGGGCTTCGGCTGCAAGCATCTCGGGGCGCGCGGTCTTGCCGTGGGGCGTCATCACAGCATCGATGGTTGCGGTATGGATGTCGATGGTCCGGTCCAGGGTGCGCCGCAGATCGCCGTCGGTGAACACGCCGGCCAGTCGGCCGTCGGCTTCCAGGATCACGGTCATGCCCAGGCCCTTGCGGGTCATTTCCATCAGCGCGTCCTTGAGCAAGGTGCCGCGTTGCACGTGGGGCAGTTCATCGCCCGCATGCATGACGTTTTCCACTTTCAACAGCAAGCGGCGGCCCAGGGCGCCGCCGGGGTGCGAAAACGCGAAATCTTCAGCGGTGAACCCGCGAGCCTCAAGCAGCGCCACCGCCAGCGCGTCGCCCATGACCAGTGCCGCAGTCGTCGACGAGGTGGGCGCCAGGTTCAGCGGGCAGGCTTCATGGGCGACATGAACGTTCAAGTTCACTTCGGCGGCCTTGGCCAGTGTCGATTCCGGGTTGCCGGTGACGCTGATCATCTTGATGCCCAGGCGCTTGATCAGCGGCAGCAGGGTGACGATTTCGTTGGTGGTGCCGGAGTTGGACAATGCCAGAATCACGTCATCCTTGGTAATCATGCCCATATCACCATGGCTGGCTTCGGCCGGGTGCACGAAGAACGCTGTGGTTCCGGTGCTGGCCAGCGTAGCGGCGATCTTGTTGCCGACGTGGCCGGACTTACCCATGCCAACCACGACAACGCGGCCTTTGCTGGCCAGAATCATCTCGCAGGCGCGTACGAAATCTGCGTCGATATGCGCCAGCAAACCTTCTACGGCTTCCAGCTCGAGGCGGATGGTGCGTTGTGCGGATTGGATGAGGTCGCTGGATTGGCTCATGTCTGAAGTCGTATAGCCTGACGAAAAGTCGGCGATTATAGCGGTAATGATCGATTCGCTCACATAAGTTCGTCAGGCTTTATTCTGAGCGTCTCCAGGATTCGTCTGAATAACATCGCCGGCAACGTTTTTCGCTGTGCTGAATCTGAACAAGCGCTGTTCCGGCCTTGGGGGCTCTGCACCAGCAGTGATATAGTTCGCGGCCAGTTCGGTCCGCCCAACCCATGGCGTAACTATTGCACATCCGTTGCAAACCAAATTCGCATACATGGTGTCTGAGTGAAAGGCTGCATCCCAAGGAGATTAGATGAGTGCCGATAACGCCTACGCGGTCGAGCTGAAGGGCCTTTCCTTCAAGCGCGGTACGCGCAGCATCTTCAATAACGTCGATATTCGCATTCCTCGCGGAAAAGTCACGGGCATCATGGGGCCTTCCGGTTGCGGCAAGACCACCTTGTTGCGCCTGATGGGCATGCAATTGCGCCCCAGTGCCGGCGAAGTGTGGGTCAACGGCCAGAACCTGCCGACGCTGTCGCGCAGCGATCTGTTCGATGCGCGCAAGCATATGGGAGTACTGTTCCAGAGCGGTGCGCTGTTTACCGACCTCGATGTTTTCGAAAACGTAGCGTTCCCGCTGCGGGTGCATACCCAGCTGTCCGATGAGATGATTCGTGACATTGTGTTGCTCAAGCTGCAGGCCGTAGGGCTTCGCGGGGCCATCGACCTGATGCCTGACGAATTGTCCGGTGGCATGAAGCGTCGTGTCGCCCTGGCGCGAGCCATCGCCCTCGACCCGCAGATCCTCATGTATGACGAGCCTTTCGTGGGCCAGGACCCTATCGCCATGGGCGTACTGGTGCGCCTGATCCGTCTGCTCAACGATGCCTTGGGCATCACCAGCATCGTGGTGTCTCACGACCTGGCCGAAACCGCGAGCATCGCTGACTACCTCTATGTAGTGGGTGATGGCCAGGTGCTGGGGCAGGGGACGCCAGAAGAGCTGATGAACGCCGATAACCCGCGCATTCGCCAATTCATGACCGGCGATCCTGATGGCCCGGTGCCTTTTCACTTTCCGGCAGCGGACTACCGCGCAGATCTTCTGGGGAAGCGCTGATGCGCAAGACATCTCTTATCGAAAAGGTTCGCCTTTTCGGTCGCTCGGGCATCGACATCGTCGAAGTCCTCGGGCGTTCGACTATTTTCCTGTTTCACGCCTTGCTCGGCCGCGGCGGCATCGGCGGCGGCTTTGGCTTGCTGCTCAAGCAACTGCACGCGGTCGGCGTGATGTCCCTGGTGATCATCGTGGTCTCCGGGATGTTCATCGGCATGGTGCTGGCGCTGCAAGGCTTCAACATTCTGTCCAGCTACGGTTCAGAGCAGGCGGTAGGGCAGATGGTTGCCCTGACGCTGTTGCGTGAACTGGGGCCGGTGGTCACCGCGTTGCTGTTCGCCGGGCGTGCAGGTTCTGCGTTGACCGCCGAAATCGGTAACATGAAGTCCACCGAACAGCTGTCCAGCCTGGAAATGATCGGTGTGGACCCGCTCAAGTACATTGTTGCCCCGCGCCTGTGGGCCGGCTTCATTTCCCTTCCGCTGCTGGCGATGATCTTCAGCGTGGTCGGGATCTGGGGCGGTTCGTGGGTGGCGGTGGACTGGTTGGGGGTCTATGACGGTTCCTACTGGGCCAACATGCAAAACAGCGTGACCTTCACGGGCGACGTGCTCAACGGCATCATAAAGAGCATCGTCTTCGCCTTTGTAGTGACCTGGATCGCCGTATTCCAAGGCTATGACTGTGAGCCCACTTCAGAAGGGATCAGTCGCGCCACCACCAAGACCGTTGTATACGCCTCGCTGGCGGTACTGGGCCTTGACTTCATTTTGACCGCCTTGATGTTTGGAGATTTCTGATGCAAAACCGCACTGTGGAGATCGGTGTCGGCCTTTTCTTGCTGGCTGGCATCCTGGCTTTACTGTTGCTGGCCCTGCGGGTCAGTGGCCTGTCGGCCAGCCCCACCGCCGACACCTATAAACTTTATGCGTACTTCGACAATATCGCCGGTTTGACGGTCAGAGCTAAAGTGACCATGGCCGGTGTGACCATCGGCAAGGTCACGGCAATCGATCTGGATCGCGATAGCTTCACCGGCCGAGTGACGATGCAGTTGGACAAGAAGGTAGATAATCTGCCGACTGACTCCACGGCATCTATCCTCACTGCGGGCTTGCTGGGCGAGAAGTACATCGGTGTCAGCGTAGGCGGGGAAACAGCCCTGCTCAAGGATGGCTCGACCATCCACGACACACAGTCGTCGTTGGTGCTTGAAGACCTGATCGGTAAATTCCTGCTCAACACGGTCAATAAAGACGCCAAATGAGGAATCTGTTCATGCTCTCTACCTTGCGACGTGGCCTTCTGGTTCTGCTTGCAGCGCTGCCGTTGATGGCCAACGCAGCCGGTTCTGCCCACGAACTGGTGCAGGACACCACCAACAAAATGTTGGCTGACCTGTCGGCCAACAAGGAAAAGTACAAACAAGACCCGAGCCAGTTCTACAACGCGCTCAATACCATTGTCGGTCCGGTGGTGGATGCCGAAGGCATCTCCAAAAGCATCATGACCGTCAAGTATTCGCGCAAGGCCACACCTGCGCAGATGCAGCGTTTCCAGGAAAACTTCAAGCGCGGCCTGTTCCAGTTCTACGGCAACGCCTTGCTTGAGTACAACAACCAGGGGATCACCGTCGCTCCGGCCGGTGATGAGTCGGGTGACCGCACCAGCGTCAACATGACCGTCAAAGGTACCAATGGTGCCGTGTACCCTGTGCAGTACACGCTGGCGAAGGTCGGCGGCGAGTGGAAACTGCGTAACGTGATCATCAACGGCATCAATATCGGCAAGCTGTTCCGTGACCAGTTCGCCGACGCGATGCAGCGCAATGGCAACGACCTGGACAAGACCATCAATGGTTGGGCCGGCGAAGTGGCCAAGGCCAAGGAAACTTCCGATAAGGAAGCCGGGAAACCAGCGCCATGACCGAGTCGGCTGTTCGTATCGGCGATGCCGGCGAGCTGTTCCTCAGCGGCGTGCTCGATTACCGCACCGGGCCTGGCCTGCGCAAGCAGGGCCAGGCACTGATCAAGGCCAGCACTGCGCCCGCGCTGGTGCTGGATTGCTCGGCGGTAACCAAGTCCAGCAGCGTCGGTTTGTCGTTGCTGTTGTGCTTCATGCGCGATGCTGCTGCGGTAAAAAAGCCGGTCAGTCTCCGTGCGTTGCCTGAAGACATGCGCGAGATCGCCGAGGTTTCCGGCTTGACCGAGCTGTTGGCACACCCGTAATACACATTTATCAGAGAAGCCCTCCGTCAGAGTCCTGCTATGCGGGGTTCGCAGGCGCGGGGCTTTTTTTGTATGATGTGCGACCCGTGCGCACTGGGCGCCGATAGAGGTTGAGCATGCAGGCCCTAGAAGTTAAGAGCTTCCTTGAAGGAAAGCTGCCGGACACGGCTGTAGAAGTTGAAGGCGAAGGCTGCAATTTCCAGCTGAACGTGATCAGCGATGAACTGGCGGCATTGAGCCCGGTCAAGCGTCAGCAGCAGATCTATGCCCATTTGAACCCATGGATCACCGATGGCAGCATCCATGCGGTCACTATGAAATTTTTCAGCCGCGCGGCCTGGGCCGAGCGCACCTGAGCCCCCAAGGCGTCGAGATTCTTATGGATAAATTGATTATTACCGGCGGTGCCCGCCTTGATGGCGAGATCCGCATTTCCGGTGCGAAAAACTCCGCCTTGCCGATCCTGGCAGCGACCCTGCTGTGCGACGGCCCTGTCACGGTGGCCAACCTGCCGCACTTGCACGACATCACCACCATGATTGAGCTGTTCGGCCGCATGGGCATTGAGCCGGTGATCGACGAGAAGTTGTCTGTCGAAATCGACCCACGCACCATCAAGACCCTGATCGCCCCGTACGAGCTGGTGAAAACCATGCGTGCGTCGATCCTGGTGCTTGGCCCGATGGTCGCGCGTTTCGGTGAAGCCGAAGTGGCCCTGCCTGGCGGTTGCGCCATTGGTTCGCGTCCGGTCGACCTGCATATCCGTGGTCTCGAAGCCATGGGCGCGGTCATCGACGTCGAAGGCGGCTATATCAAGGCCAAAGCGCCGGAAGGCGGCTTGCGTGGCGCGAACTTCTTCTTCGATACCGTCAGCGTGACCGGTACCGAGAACATCATGATGGCCGCTGCCCTAGCCAATGGCCGCAGCGTCCTGCAAAACGCCGCGCGCGAGCCGGAAGTGGTCGACCTGGCCAACTTCCTCAACGCCATGGGCGCGAAGGTTTCCGGCGCTGGCACCGACACCATCACTATTGATGGTGTAGAGCGTCTGCACACCGCTACCTATAAAGTCATGCCTGACCGCATTGAGACCGGCACGTACCTGGTTGCCGCTGCCGTTACCGGTGGCCGCGTGAAGGTCAAGGACACCGATCCGACCATTCTCGAAGCCGTCCTGGAAAAACTCAAGGAAGCCGGCGCAGAAATCACCACCGGTGAAGACTGGATCGAGCTGAACATGCACGGCAAGCGGCCAAAAGCCGTCAATGTGCGTACAGCCCCGTACCCGGCATTCCCGACCGACATGCAGGCGCAGTTCATTTCCTTGAACGCGATTGCCGAAGGCACTGGTGCCGTGATCGAGACCATCTTCGAAAACCGTTTCATGCATGTGTACGAACTGCACCGCATGGGCGCCAAGATCCAGGTCGAGGGCAACACCGCCATCGTTACCGGCATCGACAAGCTCAAGGGCGCGCCAGTGATGGCAACTGACCTGCGTGCTTCGGCCAGCCTGGTGATCTCGGCACTCTGTGCCGAAGGCGATACGCTGATCGACCGCATCTACCACATAGACCGTGGCTACGAGTGCATCGAAGAAAAGCTGCAGATGCTCGGCGCTAAAATCCGCCGCGTTCCGGGCTAACCCCCGCTGCACTGTAGGAGCGAGGGGGACGCCTAGTTCTTGCTCGCGAAAAACGTCAACGATAACGGGTTTATCCAGAATAAACGCGGTGCCCATGAGTTCTTCGCGAGCAAGCTCGCTCCTACACACACCGGTTTGTTTCAAATCGAGGCTGTAAGGGCCTCGATCTGTGTCTGGCGCCGTTTGCGACCGGACAGCAATAGCCTGATGAAGGACTGACATTTCCCATGTTGACCATCGCACTGTCCAAGGGCCGCATCCTTGACGACACGCTGCCGCTTCTGGCTGAAGCGGGCATCGTGCCGACCGAGAATCCGGACAAGAGCCGCAAGCTGATCATCCCCACGACCCAGGACGACGTTCGTCTGCTGATCGTGCGGGCTACCGACGTGCCGACCTACGTTGAACATGGCGCCGCCGACCTCGGTGTGGCCGGTAAGGACGTGCTGATGGAATACGGTGGCCAGGGTCTCTACGAGCCACTGGACCTGCGGATCGCGCTGTGCAAACTGATGACCGCCGGTCGTGTCGGCGATGTCGAGCCCAAGGGCCGCCTGCGCGTGGCGACCAAGTTCGTCAACGTCGCCAAACGCTACTATGCCGAACAAGGCCGTCAGGTCGATATCATCAAGCTTTACGGCTCGATGGAGCTGGCGCCGCTGATCGGCTTGGCCGACAAGATCATCGACGTGGTCGACACCGGCAACACCCTGCGCGCCAACGGTCTCGAGCCCCAGGATTTCATTGCCGACATCAGCTCCCGCCTGATCGTCAACAAAGCGTCGATGAAAATGCAACATGCCCGTATCCAGGCGTTGATCGACACCCTGCGCACGGCAGTGGAGTCTCGACACCGCGGTTGACTCACCCGCGTAGCTGAAAAGCTGCGCCCGTCTATCCGCCTCATAGCCAGAATTCTCAGGTGCCCAAGCGGAGCGAACGGTAGTTTAGGGCGCCTGAGTTTTTGCCAATTCTATTGAGGCCCTCGCTATGACCACGTCCA carries:
- the lptB gene encoding LPS export ABC transporter ATP-binding protein, whose amino-acid sequence is MATLKAQHLAKAYKSRQVVRDVSLSIDSGQIVGLLGPNGAGKTTCFYMIVGLVQADQGRVLIDDLDVSHQPMHGRARAGIGYLPQEASIFRKLSVADNIMAILETRKELDRDGRRQELESLLQEFHINHIRDNLGMSLSGGERRRVEIARALATAPKFILLDEPFAGVDPISVGDIKQIIHHLKAKGIGVLITDHNVRETLDICETAYIVNDGQLIAEGDSATILANELVKEVYLGHEFRL
- the lptA gene encoding lipopolysaccharide transport periplasmic protein LptA, yielding MRLVKTLPILLGLGAALGSVSAWALPNDSQQPIHISADDAQLDDKQGVATYTGGVIITQGSMKITGNTVTLTRTQAGDIDVVTSVGNLAYFEQKQKAEDPGPMKGYGKTIQYHAQQNRIVLIDQAKVLSADGNSTEGEKIVYNTQTQVAQAGRANGNKVTAPRPRIDMVIQPKKKAE
- the lptC gene encoding LPS export ABC transporter periplasmic protein LptC; this translates as MLSKKIRNFLLFGAIAALLLAVGYWNISPERFLDKPVVQVDESVIDNFATNTHTVQFLPDGKVQYELVSDKVERLKASEVSLLTNPDLNMYRGTELPWHVTSLRGEVNPDGTEIELIDSVRVARTDAQNRDTIITSSRMTVFPQQQYAQTEQDVRIDGAGGVSTGKGMKAYLKESRIHLLSNVRGQYEAR
- a CDS encoding HAD family hydrolase, which gives rise to MTSDLLQRGKNIKLAIFDVDGVLTDGRLYFLEDGSEFKTFNTLDGQGIKMLMAAGVQTAIISGRKTPVVERRAQNLGIPHLYQGREDKLVVLDELLGQLNLSYEQVAYLGDDLPDLPVIRRVGLGMAVANAAAFVREHAHGITAARGGEGAAREFCELILRAQGSLEAAHAAYL
- a CDS encoding KpsF/GutQ family sugar-phosphate isomerase, producing the protein MSQSSDLIQSAQRTIRLELEAVEGLLAHIDADFVRACEMILASKGRVVVVGMGKSGHVGNKIAATLASTGTTAFFVHPAEASHGDMGMITKDDVILALSNSGTTNEIVTLLPLIKRLGIKMISVTGNPESTLAKAAEVNLNVHVAHEACPLNLAPTSSTTAALVMGDALAVALLEARGFTAEDFAFSHPGGALGRRLLLKVENVMHAGDELPHVQRGTLLKDALMEMTRKGLGMTVILEADGRLAGVFTDGDLRRTLDRTIDIHTATIDAVMTPHGKTARPEMLAAEALKIMEDHKIGALVVVDDHDHPIGALNMHDLLRAGVM
- a CDS encoding ATP-binding cassette domain-containing protein; this translates as MSADNAYAVELKGLSFKRGTRSIFNNVDIRIPRGKVTGIMGPSGCGKTTLLRLMGMQLRPSAGEVWVNGQNLPTLSRSDLFDARKHMGVLFQSGALFTDLDVFENVAFPLRVHTQLSDEMIRDIVLLKLQAVGLRGAIDLMPDELSGGMKRRVALARAIALDPQILMYDEPFVGQDPIAMGVLVRLIRLLNDALGITSIVVSHDLAETASIADYLYVVGDGQVLGQGTPEELMNADNPRIRQFMTGDPDGPVPFHFPAADYRADLLGKR
- the mlaE gene encoding lipid asymmetry maintenance ABC transporter permease subunit MlaE, with protein sequence MRKTSLIEKVRLFGRSGIDIVEVLGRSTIFLFHALLGRGGIGGGFGLLLKQLHAVGVMSLVIIVVSGMFIGMVLALQGFNILSSYGSEQAVGQMVALTLLRELGPVVTALLFAGRAGSALTAEIGNMKSTEQLSSLEMIGVDPLKYIVAPRLWAGFISLPLLAMIFSVVGIWGGSWVAVDWLGVYDGSYWANMQNSVTFTGDVLNGIIKSIVFAFVVTWIAVFQGYDCEPTSEGISRATTKTVVYASLAVLGLDFILTALMFGDF
- the mlaD gene encoding outer membrane lipid asymmetry maintenance protein MlaD codes for the protein MQNRTVEIGVGLFLLAGILALLLLALRVSGLSASPTADTYKLYAYFDNIAGLTVRAKVTMAGVTIGKVTAIDLDRDSFTGRVTMQLDKKVDNLPTDSTASILTAGLLGEKYIGVSVGGETALLKDGSTIHDTQSSLVLEDLIGKFLLNTVNKDAK
- a CDS encoding phospholipid-binding protein MlaC — protein: MLSTLRRGLLVLLAALPLMANAAGSAHELVQDTTNKMLADLSANKEKYKQDPSQFYNALNTIVGPVVDAEGISKSIMTVKYSRKATPAQMQRFQENFKRGLFQFYGNALLEYNNQGITVAPAGDESGDRTSVNMTVKGTNGAVYPVQYTLAKVGGEWKLRNVIINGINIGKLFRDQFADAMQRNGNDLDKTINGWAGEVAKAKETSDKEAGKPAP
- a CDS encoding lipid asymmetry maintenance protein MlaB → MTESAVRIGDAGELFLSGVLDYRTGPGLRKQGQALIKASTAPALVLDCSAVTKSSSVGLSLLLCFMRDAAAVKKPVSLRALPEDMREIAEVSGLTELLAHP
- a CDS encoding BolA family protein — translated: MQALEVKSFLEGKLPDTAVEVEGEGCNFQLNVISDELAALSPVKRQQQIYAHLNPWITDGSIHAVTMKFFSRAAWAERT
- the murA gene encoding UDP-N-acetylglucosamine 1-carboxyvinyltransferase, which gives rise to MDKLIITGGARLDGEIRISGAKNSALPILAATLLCDGPVTVANLPHLHDITTMIELFGRMGIEPVIDEKLSVEIDPRTIKTLIAPYELVKTMRASILVLGPMVARFGEAEVALPGGCAIGSRPVDLHIRGLEAMGAVIDVEGGYIKAKAPEGGLRGANFFFDTVSVTGTENIMMAAALANGRSVLQNAAREPEVVDLANFLNAMGAKVSGAGTDTITIDGVERLHTATYKVMPDRIETGTYLVAAAVTGGRVKVKDTDPTILEAVLEKLKEAGAEITTGEDWIELNMHGKRPKAVNVRTAPYPAFPTDMQAQFISLNAIAEGTGAVIETIFENRFMHVYELHRMGAKIQVEGNTAIVTGIDKLKGAPVMATDLRASASLVISALCAEGDTLIDRIYHIDRGYECIEEKLQMLGAKIRRVPG
- the hisG gene encoding ATP phosphoribosyltransferase, producing the protein MLTIALSKGRILDDTLPLLAEAGIVPTENPDKSRKLIIPTTQDDVRLLIVRATDVPTYVEHGAADLGVAGKDVLMEYGGQGLYEPLDLRIALCKLMTAGRVGDVEPKGRLRVATKFVNVAKRYYAEQGRQVDIIKLYGSMELAPLIGLADKIIDVVDTGNTLRANGLEPQDFIADISSRLIVNKASMKMQHARIQALIDTLRTAVESRHRG